The genomic region CGACAGCAGGAGCAACGCGACGACGGCGATCACCGCCGCGGCCGGCATCCACAGGTCGGTCCAGCGGCCGGTGACCGAGTAGTCGATGTCCGGGATCAGCTCGTACCGTCCCGGGTCGCGCAGCGGCGCCACGAGCAGCACCGCGCCGAGCCCGAACACGATGGTGCTGAGGAAGCCGACGAAGCCGCCGGTGAGCAGGTGCAGGCAGAACCAGAGGGCGGTCCGGCGCCGCTGCGGCCAGGTGCGCGACGGTCCGAGCGGGCGCTCCTCGAACCGGACCCCGAGCAGCGACTCGACCGCGATGCCCTCCACCTCGCGGACCGCGGGCAGCAGACCGAGCAGGACCGGCGGAACGATCACCGCGAGCGCGATCAGCAGTACCGTCGGGACGCTGGGCAGCGCGGAGTCGTTGACCAGAGCGACCAGGGCGGTGTCGACCAGGATGAACGCCAGCACCAGGGCAGCACCCAGCAGCAGGTAGACCCAGCGCAGGTACGTCGACCCGCGGAACAGCACGTTCGCCACGGCCTCATCCTGTCAAAGGATCCGGCCGCCGCCGTCCCTCGCCCGGGGGAGTGGTCTCACCCGGTCGAGGGACGCCGGCGTACGACGAAGGCGGGCCGACGGTTCCCGCTGGCCGGGAGCGCTTGCATGACCTGAGTCACAGATTGTCCGGGTTTACACAAATTTGATCACCGAGGGAGACATTCGGCCCGTCCGACCGTCGCGATCCGGTGGCCGGGCGGGTACGGTCTGTGGTCGGGGCGGGCTGCCCGTCCGACCGGGCGGGCAGGGGGAAACGGCCTCAGGACGGGCGGCACAGCGGGTTCTGCGGGGACCCGGCACGGTGGAGGTAAAGTCACCGTGAAGTCCCCGAGGGCCGATTGACCGCTCTTCCATATTTGATGTTTGATCAAATATCGGAGAGGAGCAGCATGAGGTTCAGACGTTCGGCCGTCGCTGGGGTGGCGGTCCTCGCACTCGCTCTGGGCAGCGGGTGCAGTGACGGCGAGACGGGTCAGAACGGAGGTGACTCCCTGGCCAAGGTGAGCTACCTGACGTCCTTCAACACCTTCGGCCGCGAGGCGTACGCATACGTCGCCCTGGAGAAGGGCTACTTCAAGGAGGCCGGCTTCGACGTCACCATCACGCCCGGCAGCGGCACGGTCGACGTGCTCAAGCTGGTCGCCGGTGGCCAGGCCGACTACGGCATCGGTGACTTCACCGCGACCGTGATCACGCTGGGCAAGCAGAAGCTGCCCGTCACCACGGTGGGCATGGTCCACCAGAAGTCGCTGGCCGCGATCGTCGCCCTGGAGGGCGGCAAGATCAACAGGCCGGAGGACCTGCCGGGCACCAAGATCGGCGACCAGCCGGGCTCCACCAACCAGGTGATGTTCCCGGTCTACGCCAAGGCCGCCAAGATCAACCCGGACGAGACGAAGTTCGTCGCCAACCCGCCGCCCGCGCTACCGCAGCTGCTGTCGGCCGGCACGGTGGACGGCATCGGCCAGTTCGTGGTCGGGGTGCCGCTGGTGGAAAAGGCCGACTCCAAGAAGCGCAAGGCCGTCGTGCTGCCCTACGGGAACCTGCTGCCGGACCTCTACGGCAACGCGATCATCACCCGCACCGACCTGGCCAAGGACCACCCGGACCAGGTGAAGAAGTTCACCACGGCGCTGCTCAAGGGTCTGCAGGACACCATCGACGACCCCGAGGCCGCGGCCAAGACGCTGAAGAAGCACGTGCCGAACACCGACGTCGAGGTGGCCACGGCCGAGCTGAAGCTGATGAAGCCGTACGTCAAGCCGGAGAACTTCGACGGCGCGCTCGGTCAGGTCGACCCGGCCCGGGTGCAGAAGATCATCGATCTGCTCGAGGAGGCCGACGCGGTCGCCCCGAAGGGATCGATGAAGCCGGCCGACGTCGTCAACGACGCCCTGGCTCCGAAGGGCTGACCATGATCGAGCTGGACGGGGTGGGTCAGGTCTTCGATGGCCGCGGGGGCCGGGTCCAGGCGCTGGACGCCATCGACCTGCACGTCCGGCAGAACGAGTTCGTCACACTGATCGGCCGGTCGGGGTGTGGCAAGTCCACGCTGCTGCGGCTGATCGCGGGACTGCTGCCCCCGACGTACGGCGCGGTCGCGGTGGCGGGGGAACCCGTCACCGCGCCGCGGCGGGACGTCTCGTTCATGTTCCAGCGGCCGGCCCTGCTGCCGTGGCGCTCGGTGCTGTCCAACGTGATGCTGCCGGTCGAGATCTCCGGTGGCGGGGACGTCGGCCGCAAGGAGTACAAGGACCGGGCGCACGAGCTGCTGGAGCTGGTCGGACTGGCCGGGTTCGAGCGGCGGCTTCCGCACGAGCTGTCCGGCGGCATGCAGCAGCGGGTGTCGCTGTGCCGGTCGCTGATCCGGCGGCCGCAGGTGATGCTGATGGATGAGCCCTTCTCCGCCCTGGACGCGCTGACCCGCACTGAGCTCTCCGAAGAGTTGCAGCGCATCCAGATGGAGCTGGCGACCACGATCGTGTTCGTCACCCACTCGATCGAGGAGGCCGTGCTGCTGGCCGACCGGGTGGTCGTGCTGACGCCGCGGCCGGGCCGGCTGCGCGAGGTCGTCGAGATCGATATCCCGCGGCCGCGCACGCTCGGCACCAACGCGCACCTGACCGAGGTGGCGCAGATCAGTGGCCGGCTGCACGGCCTGCTGTCGGAGAAGACCCATCCGGCCGACGCGCCCGAGGCGACCCGATGACCGGACGCTCCTGGCTGACCACCTCGCGCACCAGCGCGGTCGTGCTGCCGCTGGTCGGCGTGGTCGGGGTGATCGCGCTGTGGTGGCTGACGATCGTCGTCTTCGGCATCGAGCAGTTCCTGCTGCCCACCCCGAAGGACGTCGTACTGCGCTTCCTGGAGCAGCCGGGGTACCTGTTGCAGCAGACCTGGGTCTCGCTGGTCGAGTCGCTGGCCGGGTTCGCGCTGGCGATCGCGCTCGGCGTACCGATCGCGCTGCTGATCGTGCGTTCGGCGATTCTCGAGCGGCTGGTCTACCCGCTGCTGCTGGCGGTGAACGCGATCCCGAAGATCGCGATCGCGCCGCTGCTGGTGGTCTGGATGGGCTTCGGCCAGTTCCCGAAGATGGCGATGGCGCTGCTGGTCTGCTTCTTCCCGATCGTCATCTCGACCGCGCAGGGCATGAAGTCGACCCCGGCCGAGCTGGTCGAGCTGCTGCGCTCGCTGAAGGCCAGCAAGACCCAGGAGTTCTTCAAGCTGCGGTTCACCTACGCGCTGCCGCAGATCTTCACCGGCCTGAAGGTGGCCATCTCGCTGGCCGTGATCGGTTCGGTGATCGGTGAGTTCGCCGGGTCCACCGAAGGCCTCGGCTACGTGATCTGGAACTCCGGCGCCTCGGCCGACACCCCACTGGCGTTCGCCGCGATCGGGTTGCTCAGCCTGATGAGCATCGTGCTGTTCTACGGCCTCGTGCTGCTGGAGCACCTGCTGCTGCCATGGGCTCAGGAGACGCGATGACCACCCAGGCGTCCGACGCGGACCGCCGCGTCCTGGTCCGGCCGGCCTGGCTGGAGGCGACCGTGTCGTCGGTGTTCACCGCGCTCGGGTTCGAGCCGGTCGACGCGGGCCAGATCGCGCACTCGCTGGTCGAGGCCGACCTGCGCGGCGTCAGCTCGCACGGCATCATGCTGGTCCCGATGTACGTCGAACGCCTGAACGCGGGCGGCGTCACCCGGGAGCGCGAGCTGGACGTGCTGCACGACGCCGGCGCCGCGATCGTCGCCGACGCGCGCGGCGGCATGGGCCAGCTGTCCAGCCCGCAGGCGATGGGCCTGGCGATCGAACGCGCCGGC from Kribbella flavida DSM 17836 harbors:
- a CDS encoding ABC transporter substrate-binding protein; its protein translation is MRFRRSAVAGVAVLALALGSGCSDGETGQNGGDSLAKVSYLTSFNTFGREAYAYVALEKGYFKEAGFDVTITPGSGTVDVLKLVAGGQADYGIGDFTATVITLGKQKLPVTTVGMVHQKSLAAIVALEGGKINRPEDLPGTKIGDQPGSTNQVMFPVYAKAAKINPDETKFVANPPPALPQLLSAGTVDGIGQFVVGVPLVEKADSKKRKAVVLPYGNLLPDLYGNAIITRTDLAKDHPDQVKKFTTALLKGLQDTIDDPEAAAKTLKKHVPNTDVEVATAELKLMKPYVKPENFDGALGQVDPARVQKIIDLLEEADAVAPKGSMKPADVVNDALAPKG
- a CDS encoding ABC transporter permease; translation: MTGRSWLTTSRTSAVVLPLVGVVGVIALWWLTIVVFGIEQFLLPTPKDVVLRFLEQPGYLLQQTWVSLVESLAGFALAIALGVPIALLIVRSAILERLVYPLLLAVNAIPKIAIAPLLVVWMGFGQFPKMAMALLVCFFPIVISTAQGMKSTPAELVELLRSLKASKTQEFFKLRFTYALPQIFTGLKVAISLAVIGSVIGEFAGSTEGLGYVIWNSGASADTPLAFAAIGLLSLMSIVLFYGLVLLEHLLLPWAQETR
- a CDS encoding ABC transporter ATP-binding protein codes for the protein MIELDGVGQVFDGRGGRVQALDAIDLHVRQNEFVTLIGRSGCGKSTLLRLIAGLLPPTYGAVAVAGEPVTAPRRDVSFMFQRPALLPWRSVLSNVMLPVEISGGGDVGRKEYKDRAHELLELVGLAGFERRLPHELSGGMQQRVSLCRSLIRRPQVMLMDEPFSALDALTRTELSEELQRIQMELATTIVFVTHSIEEAVLLADRVVVLTPRPGRLREVVEIDIPRPRTLGTNAHLTEVAQISGRLHGLLSEKTHPADAPEATR